GGTCATGGTGAGGGAGTAGAAGTCCAAATCGTGGATGTGGATATCGCCCTCGGAGTGTGCGCGGCTGTGCTCGGGCTTGAGCATCATCATGGTGTAGAAATGCTTGGCCGATTCGGAGCCGTACTTGAGCATGGTGCCCATGGCGGTGTCGCCGTCGATGTTCGCGTTTTCGCGCTTGAGGTCGGATTCCTTGGCGGAACTGAAAGTAATGTCGCGGAGCGTGTGCATGAGGCGGGTGTTCACTTCGCGGATGCGGGTACGCTCGGCACGGTACAGGATGTAGCTCTTGGCGGTATCGGCAAAACCGCCCTCGGTCAGGGCCTTTTCAACGGCGTCCTGGATTTCCTCGATTTCGGGCTTTACCTTGCCCTCGGCTTCCAAGAGGCCAACGGCGCTTGCCGCCACCTGGAGGGCCGTGCTGGAGAGCACGTCGTCGTTTCCCAACAAATTCAGCTGGTCCTGGGAGGCCTTGATCTGTTCGTCCAATTCACCAGAGGCGCGGAAAGCCTTCTCGATAGCGGCAGAAATCTTCTCGATGTTAAACGGCATCTCGCGGCCGTCGCGCTTTTTCACTGTAACAATCATTACTTTTACCTTTTTTTCATCAAAATGGGTCAGCGGTCAAATAATAACAAAAAACACCATATCTTGTGCTTTTCAATTCAAGACCACCACAACATGTGGTGATTTTGAGGTCGGACCACCACCAGAGGTCGGGGGAATTTTCGTCCAACTCCTTAATACACAAATATTTAAGGAAAACAGAAAAAAGTAAGATTGTGGAAAGCTACCGGGAAGATTACGCCCCTTTGTGGCCATATATAACAGAAAAAAGGCAGAAACGGCGAATGTCCGGGAAAAAAGTAGATTTAATCAAAAATATATATCGTTTCAATCAAAACTATTCATTTGACAATATTGAATACGGGGCTTAAATTATAAATGTAACAAGCAAGCGTTCCGGCAAGCGGTACCGCCCGCCCCGAGGAGGAATTATGAAAAAGGAAGCGGTAGTCTCCGGAGAAACGGCACTCTTTGGCGCCAAAACCGACGACCAGGAAGTCCGGGAAAAAGTGGGCAAGCTCCTCTTTACGGACCACGGCTGGACCCAGGTCAAGGGTAACGGCAGCGTAATGCTGGTGGACAAGTACGTGGATCTGCAATCCGACACCAGCGTGGACGCCTACGTGAACACCATCGACAAGGCCATGGCCGAATTCAAGAAGGCCGCGAAGAAAAAAATGTAATTGAGCGGGCATCACTTTGATACTCGACGCACTCCTCTACGATAGTGAATCACGCTTCTGCACCTTCAAGGGCATCAGATTCATGTGTCCGAAATGATTTTAAAAACGACATATACTGATAATGCCATCCCGTACTCTTTTTGAAAAAAAACTAAAATACAATGAATTATGCTGAAAAATATCAACTTTTTTTTCCGATACCTACTTAAGACAAAACGCCTTCTTCACTATGCGTTTCACGCATACTGGGCATGAAAATTAAGCATTTTGCGCATGCTCCGAAAAAATTTATATTATATGCGAAACATTTCGGAGTGGCAAAATGAAACTCAAGTTTTTAACGTTATTTTCAATCCTTGCGCTCGCTGCGAGCGTGTTTGCGGAGAGTGCCATGAACAACATTACGGTAAACCTGCGCTATACGGGTAAGAACGGGGCGGCAAAGAAGTTCGCCGAAGAGATGGTCTCTAGCGGGACGGTGGCGAAAATCCGTGCCGAGAAGGGCAACATCCGCTATGAATATTTCCAGTCGCTGGACGATCCCGAAACCATCTTGCTGATTGACGCGTGGGAAAGCCAGGCCGCCATCGATGTGCACCACGCTTCGCCTATGATGAAGACGATTGCGAAACTCCGCGACAAGTACGA
The genomic region above belongs to Fibrobacter sp. and contains:
- a CDS encoding antibiotic biosynthesis monooxygenase; amino-acid sequence: MKLKFLTLFSILALAASVFAESAMNNITVNLRYTGKNGAAKKFAEEMVSSGTVAKIRAEKGNIRYEYFQSLDDPETILLIDAWESQAAIDVHHASPMMKTIAKLRDKYDLKMTVERYTPDNTMPKTDEKFIRK